The following are encoded together in the Pleurocapsa sp. FMAR1 genome:
- a CDS encoding mechanosensitive ion channel, protein MTQILSNISSLDPLLLAQAQAQANPIQQLQGQLGVDIWSFVKALLILIIGWIIAIIVKGVVKKILNSTDIDNRIAAAVVGQRGAQSFPIESWIANLCFWLIMLFVIIAALNTLNLQAVSGPLNTLLDQITGFIPKIIGAAFLLGIAWVVATIVKTIVTRGLGALNIEQRLGLDSSDTGDFSLTDTLGNALYWLIFLLFLPAILNALQLNGTLQPVQSMLNEILALLPNILGAIIIAAVFWFVATIVKRIVSNLLAATGVDNIGRKVGLGRTTGSQSLSSIIGTIVFVLILIPGIIAALQQLQISAISDPATEMLNQVLDLVPKLFAAAIVLAIFYFVGKFVSEFVSNILTNVGFNNLFQWLGISSTTAGSDFPPPGSQPLNRPAELGLASEQPTRIQTESSVSSKTPSELVGLICLVAIMLVATLTAVNILGIPALEDVFRVILAIAGQVLIGVVVFAIGLYLANFAYKLIIASGTTQSRLLAQSARVAIITLVGAMALNRMGIAPNIVNLAFGLILGGIAVAIALAFGLGGREVAREELKSWVSSFKGR, encoded by the coding sequence ATGACACAAATACTTAGTAATATTTCGTCACTAGATCCTTTGCTTTTGGCTCAGGCTCAGGCTCAGGCAAATCCTATACAGCAACTTCAAGGTCAACTAGGAGTTGATATCTGGAGCTTTGTTAAAGCTCTTCTCATCTTAATTATTGGCTGGATTATAGCCATCATTGTCAAAGGAGTTGTTAAAAAGATACTTAACAGCACCGATATAGACAATCGAATTGCTGCTGCTGTTGTTGGACAAAGAGGCGCACAGTCTTTTCCGATTGAAAGCTGGATTGCCAACCTATGTTTCTGGCTAATAATGCTATTTGTCATTATAGCTGCTTTAAATACGCTAAATTTGCAGGCGGTATCTGGGCCTTTAAATACGCTCTTAGACCAAATAACAGGCTTTATTCCCAAAATCATTGGGGCGGCCTTTTTACTGGGTATTGCCTGGGTAGTAGCAACTATTGTCAAAACAATAGTAACTAGAGGATTGGGCGCGTTAAATATAGAGCAGCGTTTAGGCTTAGATTCGTCCGACACTGGCGATTTTTCCTTAACCGATACTTTAGGTAATGCCCTATATTGGCTGATTTTTCTGCTGTTTCTTCCTGCAATACTTAATGCTTTGCAGCTAAACGGAACTCTTCAGCCAGTCCAATCAATGCTCAATGAGATTTTGGCACTATTACCAAATATTTTGGGTGCAATTATTATTGCAGCCGTATTTTGGTTTGTGGCAACTATTGTTAAACGCATTGTTTCCAACTTATTAGCTGCTACTGGCGTAGATAACATCGGTCGTAAAGTCGGGCTAGGGCGTACTACAGGAAGCCAGTCTCTATCTTCAATTATTGGCACAATAGTTTTTGTACTGATTTTAATTCCAGGTATTATTGCTGCATTACAACAGTTACAGATTAGTGCTATTTCCGATCCAGCAACCGAGATGCTGAATCAAGTCTTGGACTTAGTTCCAAAACTATTTGCAGCAGCAATAGTTCTGGCTATCTTCTACTTTGTAGGGAAGTTTGTATCTGAGTTTGTTAGCAATATTTTGACTAATGTTGGTTTTAACAATTTGTTCCAGTGGTTGGGAATATCATCTACTACTGCTGGTAGTGACTTTCCTCCTCCAGGGTCACAACCTTTAAATAGACCAGCAGAATTAGGTTTGGCTAGCGAGCAACCTACTAGAATTCAAACTGAATCTAGTGTAAGTTCCAAAACACCTTCGGAGTTAGTTGGCTTGATTTGTTTAGTGGCAATCATGCTAGTTGCTACCCTGACAGCCGTAAATATTTTGGGAATCCCTGCTTTAGAAGATGTCTTCCGCGTTATTTTAGCGATCGCAGGTCAAGTCTTGATTGGGGTAGTTGTCTTTGCTATTGGTCTGTACTTAGCAAATTTCGCTTACAAACTGATTATAGCTTCAGGAACTACTCAATCACGTTTGCTAGCGCAATCTGCTCGTGTGGCGATTATCACTCTTGTAGGCGCGATGGCGTTAAACCGTATGGGAATTGCTCCTAATATTGTTAATCTGGCATTTGGCTTGATTCTAGGGGGAATTGCTGTGGCGATCGCTCTAGCATTTGGTTTAGGTGGTCGAGAAGTGGCACGAGAAGAACTAAAATCTTGGGTTAGTTCTTTTAAGGGTCGATAA
- a CDS encoding DUF58 domain-containing protein, with amino-acid sequence MKLLYRLFCFSYGIQQWLVRRFTTGGLAMLVCLLAAAIIGLDTKQTMAYQVLAFLLAVLIIAIAFSFYFRFQFRATRTLPRFATVGVKLSYPLVITNKTKKIQAGLKFIEEIAHPKLSLGEFKQIVKSSTKKGRINSLTYIYIRCLKAIARQRKAEAKAIDLPILKPDSETKIRGEITPTHRGVVRLSRITILRPDPFNLFNAIKTISLPQSLLVLPQRYQLPRINLPGARMSQSGSVSLASSVGDSEEFVSLRDYRPGDPLRKIHWQSWAKTGKPVVKEEKSEYFVRHALVLDTFQSQSQSEILEEAISVAASFAWDLHTQESLLDLMFVGIESYCFTSGRGLGNSEQMLEILAGVTACQDKTFAYLTAGLIERISMLSGCICIFIDWDEERKKLVEYLQGFKIPLLLLLITKEEKQYNHLNVENLHILPLGKIQTALMNLI; translated from the coding sequence ATGAAACTTCTCTATCGCCTGTTTTGCTTTAGCTATGGGATACAGCAGTGGTTAGTTAGACGTTTTACTACTGGTGGGTTAGCTATGCTAGTTTGCTTGCTGGCTGCTGCAATTATTGGTCTGGATACCAAACAGACTATGGCATATCAGGTTTTGGCTTTTTTGTTGGCGGTTTTAATAATTGCGATCGCCTTTAGCTTTTATTTCCGTTTTCAATTTAGGGCAACGCGCACATTACCCAGGTTTGCCACAGTTGGCGTTAAGCTTTCTTATCCTCTAGTTATTACTAACAAAACTAAGAAGATACAGGCGGGATTAAAATTTATTGAAGAGATTGCCCATCCTAAATTAAGTTTAGGCGAATTTAAGCAAATAGTAAAATCTTCTACCAAAAAAGGCAGAATTAATTCCTTGACCTATATCTATATTCGTTGTTTAAAAGCGATCGCTCGCCAAAGAAAAGCCGAAGCCAAGGCGATCGATTTACCTATCCTCAAGCCTGATAGCGAAACCAAAATTCGGGGCGAAATTACGCCAACTCATCGAGGAGTCGTTCGACTTAGCCGAATCACAATTTTACGCCCCGATCCGTTTAACTTGTTTAATGCCATAAAAACTATCAGCTTGCCCCAATCACTGTTAGTTTTACCCCAAAGATATCAGCTACCAAGAATTAATTTGCCAGGAGCAAGAATGTCCCAATCTGGTAGCGTTAGTTTGGCTTCTTCTGTAGGCGATTCAGAAGAGTTTGTCTCTTTGCGAGATTATCGCCCAGGCGATCCTCTCCGCAAAATTCATTGGCAAAGCTGGGCAAAAACAGGCAAACCAGTAGTTAAGGAAGAAAAAAGCGAGTATTTTGTGCGTCATGCCCTGGTGCTAGATACTTTCCAATCCCAAAGCCAAAGCGAAATCCTCGAAGAAGCCATTTCTGTAGCAGCATCTTTTGCCTGGGATCTCCATACCCAAGAATCATTGTTGGATCTAATGTTTGTGGGCATAGAATCCTATTGCTTTACGAGCGGTAGGGGTTTGGGCAATAGCGAACAAATGCTGGAGATTTTAGCGGGGGTTACGGCTTGTCAGGATAAAACTTTTGCTTATTTAACTGCTGGCCTAATAGAGCGAATATCAATGCTGAGTGGCTGTATTTGTATTTTTATTGATTGGGATGAAGAGAGAAAGAAGTTAGTAGAATATCTCCAAGGATTTAAAATTCCGCTTTTGCTATTGTTAATTACCAAGGAAGAAAAGCAGTATAACCATCTCAATGTAGAAAATTTACATATCTTACCATTGGGCAAAATACAGACAGCACTTATGAATCTTATATGA
- a CDS encoding lysophospholipid acyltransferase family protein, with amino-acid sequence MINEMTQAQPSLKFVPPDYNPLVWKAGKIISPFWLRYNLDIVSVKIDNATELINLFSQFQQGKTRFMLAFRHPAVTDPPCIAQLLWNQLPQIASQQGVNLKAPVHAHFIYDRGIPLWAGKKVGWGISKLGGTPIRRGALDRVGLRSVRDLFVNGKLPMAAAPEGATNGHNELISSLEPGIAQFGFWCQEDLLKANRPENVAIAPLGIRYFYQTAPWQYLDRLLAQLEVDSGLQKITPASMGLVNGVAPTASQEDILYQRLYTLAEYLLALMEEFYSKFYHQQLVAENQDLPSRLQALLDAALKVAEQSLGVKPNGSISDRCRRVEQAGWNRIYRDDLSALDNLAPAVKGLADLIASEAELRLWHMRLVENFVSVTGHYVAEKRTVERFADTILLLWKMVARLKGESEGKTPYLGKKTVQMTAMPALFIDQYWEQYKSNRRQAVEDLTQDLRSALEKSILKG; translated from the coding sequence ATGATTAATGAAATGACTCAAGCTCAACCCTCCCTAAAGTTTGTTCCCCCAGACTACAATCCTTTAGTATGGAAAGCGGGAAAGATAATATCACCATTTTGGTTACGCTACAACCTTGATATTGTTAGCGTCAAGATTGATAATGCCACAGAATTGATTAATTTATTTAGTCAGTTTCAGCAGGGAAAAACTCGGTTTATGCTGGCATTTCGTCATCCTGCTGTTACCGATCCTCCCTGTATTGCTCAGTTGTTATGGAATCAGTTACCCCAAATAGCTAGCCAACAAGGAGTAAATTTAAAAGCTCCCGTACACGCTCACTTCATTTACGATCGCGGTATTCCTCTTTGGGCAGGTAAAAAAGTAGGCTGGGGCATCTCTAAATTAGGCGGGACTCCCATTCGCAGGGGTGCATTGGATCGGGTTGGTTTACGTTCGGTGCGAGATTTATTTGTGAATGGCAAGCTGCCTATGGCTGCTGCACCAGAAGGCGCAACTAACGGTCATAATGAATTGATCAGTTCCTTAGAGCCTGGTATTGCTCAGTTTGGCTTTTGGTGTCAAGAAGATTTGCTCAAGGCTAATCGTCCTGAAAATGTGGCGATCGCTCCTTTAGGCATCAGATATTTTTATCAAACTGCACCCTGGCAATATTTAGATCGGTTGCTGGCTCAACTCGAAGTCGATAGTGGCTTGCAGAAGATCACTCCAGCCAGCATGGGACTAGTAAACGGTGTTGCTCCTACAGCTAGCCAAGAAGATATTCTTTATCAAAGACTTTATACTCTAGCAGAATATCTCTTAGCTTTGATGGAAGAATTTTATAGTAAGTTTTATCATCAGCAGCTAGTTGCTGAAAATCAAGATTTGCCCAGTCGCCTTCAGGCTTTATTAGATGCTGCTTTGAAAGTAGCCGAACAGTCTTTGGGAGTTAAGCCAAATGGCAGTATAAGCGATCGCTGTCGGCGGGTAGAACAGGCAGGATGGAATCGTATTTATCGCGACGATCTATCGGCATTAGACAATCTTGCCCCCGCAGTCAAAGGTTTAGCGGATCTGATCGCCTCAGAAGCAGAGTTGCGCTTGTGGCATATGCGCTTAGTCGAAAATTTTGTCAGCGTCACGGGACACTATGTAGCTGAAAAGCGAACTGTAGAAAGATTTGCCGACACTATTTTACTTTTATGGAAAATGGTAGCCCGACTTAAGGGAGAATCTGAAGGTAAAACGCCCTATCTTGGTAAAAAAACTGTCCAGATGACGGCTATGCCCGCACTTTTTATCGATCAATACTGGGAACAATATAAATCTAATCGTCGCCAAGCAGTTGAAGATCTAACTCAAGATCTTCGCTCTGCATTAGAAAAATCAATTTTAAAGGGATAA
- a CDS encoding right-handed parallel beta-helix repeat-containing protein, translating to MLRRIFLFQILLGWLIVVIKKGLEAMQPLMKESPKTALHKEVIAKPALTAPLFAHAEPINLYVALNGNDSWTGRLETANQFNNDGPLATIKKAKTVVRELKLQHSDRPIKISLRGGTYFLSAPIVFEPEDSGSINQLITYRSYPKELATISGGKLITGWQKETVNKIEMWTVKLPQDTETKWQFQHLWVNGKRRSRSRYPNQGYLKVKTVDLKPGQTWSQGNSSFEYYQGNLPDTNAAAFKGAELIVMTRWVESRLPVVKIDPTQRQIYFSKNSVFQLAPGDLYYLENSLKWLNTPGEWYLDRLQAKLYYLPLSEEGIDTVEIIAPILDSLLIFPGNAAENRYIQHLKFEQLAFSHTDWQLPAYISGYNQNAWEVPGAVKAIAIRNCTWNNCTFSHLGNYALELGKDCQYSRISCCSLFDLGAGGIKIGDKHSNNFDLNTAEVTHHNQIINNHLSAGGKFFHSAAAIAVWKSHHNLIAGNHIHDYYYTGIAVMGDWSFQPTQSYQNLVIDNNIHHIGKLSNGDGPIMSDMGGIYILGCQEGTKICHNQIHDINALRYGGWGIYLDEGSSYIVAEYNLVYSTSHSGFAQHYGKENLIRHNIFAFGKESQIHRHRQDLQTAREQNFISFRFENNIVYWQSGQLFTGLDKDYQSHAIFQRNIYWQTDKSSFLFGNLTWQQWQKSDRYSLIIDPLFVAPQEDNFKLQPNSPAYKILPAASLAELEK from the coding sequence ATGCTGCGTCGTATTTTTTTATTCCAGATCTTATTAGGCTGGCTCATCGTCGTCATCAAAAAAGGTCTAGAAGCGATGCAGCCGCTCATGAAGGAAAGCCCCAAGACCGCGCTGCATAAAGAAGTAATCGCCAAGCCAGCTTTAACTGCTCCTTTATTTGCCCATGCAGAGCCAATTAATTTGTATGTTGCCCTCAACGGTAATGATTCTTGGACAGGAAGACTTGAAACAGCTAACCAATTTAATAACGATGGTCCATTAGCAACTATAAAAAAAGCAAAAACAGTAGTTAGAGAATTAAAATTACAGCATAGCGATCGCCCGATTAAAATCAGCTTGCGAGGCGGGACTTATTTTTTATCTGCTCCCATAGTATTTGAGCCAGAAGATTCAGGCAGTATTAATCAGCTAATTACCTATAGGTCTTACCCAAAAGAGCTAGCAACTATCAGTGGCGGGAAATTAATTACTGGTTGGCAAAAAGAAACTGTTAACAAGATTGAAATGTGGACTGTCAAGCTACCTCAAGACACTGAGACTAAATGGCAATTTCAGCATCTGTGGGTGAATGGCAAAAGGCGATCGCGATCGCGCTATCCTAATCAAGGGTACTTAAAGGTTAAAACAGTAGACCTTAAACCAGGACAAACTTGGTCACAAGGAAACTCCAGTTTTGAATATTACCAAGGAAATTTACCTGATACTAACGCTGCTGCTTTTAAAGGCGCGGAATTGATAGTCATGACTCGTTGGGTAGAGTCTCGTTTGCCTGTTGTTAAAATAGATCCCACTCAACGTCAGATTTATTTTAGTAAAAACAGCGTCTTTCAACTTGCCCCTGGAGATTTATATTACCTAGAAAATTCTCTAAAGTGGTTGAATACTCCTGGGGAATGGTATTTAGATCGCCTACAGGCTAAACTCTACTATTTGCCATTATCAGAAGAAGGGATCGATACCGTCGAAATTATTGCGCCTATTCTTGACTCTCTCTTAATTTTCCCAGGTAATGCAGCCGAAAATAGATATATTCAGCATTTAAAATTTGAACAATTAGCTTTTTCTCATACAGACTGGCAATTACCTGCTTACATATCTGGTTACAATCAAAATGCCTGGGAAGTGCCAGGTGCAGTTAAAGCGATCGCCATACGTAACTGTACCTGGAATAATTGTACTTTCTCTCATTTGGGCAATTATGCTTTGGAGTTAGGCAAAGACTGCCAATACAGCCGAATCTCCTGTTGCTCCTTGTTTGATTTGGGTGCTGGAGGAATCAAAATTGGAGATAAACACTCTAATAACTTTGATCTAAATACTGCCGAGGTAACACATCACAATCAAATTATTAATAATCATCTATCTGCTGGCGGAAAATTTTTTCACAGTGCAGCAGCCATTGCAGTGTGGAAAAGCCATCATAACCTTATAGCTGGCAATCATATCCACGACTACTATTACACTGGCATTGCAGTTATGGGTGATTGGAGTTTTCAACCAACTCAAAGCTATCAAAACCTAGTTATAGACAATAACATTCACCACATCGGCAAGTTGAGCAATGGTGATGGACCAATCATGAGCGATATGGGTGGTATCTATATATTAGGCTGCCAAGAAGGAACTAAAATTTGCCATAACCAAATTCACGATATCAATGCCTTACGCTATGGTGGCTGGGGAATTTATCTGGATGAAGGTAGTTCTTATATAGTGGCAGAATATAATCTAGTCTATAGCACTAGCCACAGCGGTTTTGCTCAACACTACGGCAAAGAAAATTTAATTCGTCATAATATCTTTGCCTTTGGAAAAGAATCTCAAATTCATCGCCATCGACAAGATCTGCAAACTGCTCGTGAGCAAAACTTTATCAGCTTTAGGTTTGAAAATAATATTGTCTATTGGCAATCGGGTCAACTGTTTACTGGTTTAGACAAAGACTATCAATCTCATGCGATTTTTCAGCGTAATATCTATTGGCAAACAGATAAATCTTCTTTCTTATTTGGTAATTTAACTTGGCAACAATGGCAAAAAAGCGATCGCTATTCTTTAATTATAGATCCCTTATTTGTTGCACCCCAGGAAGATAACTTTAAACTACAACCCAACTCTCCTGCTTATAAAATTCTTCCTGCTGCATCACTTGCAGAATTAGAAAAATAA
- the sipA gene encoding regulatory protein SipA codes for MSSEQQKFKVGDRIKIISLPAYIKTAEPMPMLRPPNLLTVGEQGTIMDRRPGGYWGIRFTQGAFLLESQYIEII; via the coding sequence ATGAGTAGTGAACAGCAAAAATTCAAAGTAGGCGATCGCATTAAAATTATATCTCTTCCTGCCTATATTAAAACCGCAGAACCTATGCCCATGTTACGTCCTCCTAATCTATTGACGGTAGGAGAACAAGGAACAATTATGGATCGTCGTCCTGGAGGCTATTGGGGCATTCGTTTTACTCAAGGAGCATTTTTGTTAGAGAGTCAATATATAGAAATAATCTGA
- a CDS encoding serine/threonine protein kinase, giving the protein MNKDSNTGRLLANRYQLYDLVGEGAMGRVYRAKDTILGGVTVAIKFLAQALLNDNMRERFEREATISALLGEKSIHVVRVRDYGVDESNIPFYVMEFLSGESINELICHQPMSLNRFLTLTRHVCFGLDSAHKGIYVNGELSHIIHRDIKPSNIIVLQDPTLGEVAKILDFGIAKLIQANANQTQSFMGTLAYCSPEQMEGKELDHRSDIYSLGIMMYEMLTMDMPLLPQNSSFGGWYQAHHNFKPEPFSSNLGLPTELQNLVFRCLAKKREDRPQNVGEIINVLDTIEQQTKSRSTNPSQGNMAQEHQLEIKDHNTDQKTKNTAFAKDQTVNAEFSVTETCLQTPWPKNKPLQKIVFPQLISTPLGEAPVLCVMLDPEGIQKRISSTRYNQFLYLNHPHPMLLWITVLYNLEHGAKWLSCYLDLKSHKGQQISRALAEQGKYRILFYALNESQQCQHIVSSIINARNCKMLKQWADLSQVTRSVGDAKTAKEILRQELEKLKDKILTKVKASKATDVNSVEK; this is encoded by the coding sequence ATGAATAAAGATTCTAACACTGGTCGTTTACTTGCCAACCGCTATCAACTATATGATTTAGTTGGCGAAGGTGCTATGGGCAGGGTTTATCGAGCCAAAGATACTATATTGGGCGGTGTTACGGTAGCGATAAAATTCTTGGCACAGGCTCTACTTAACGATAATATGCGTGAGCGTTTTGAGCGTGAGGCAACAATTTCGGCTTTGTTAGGCGAAAAAAGTATTCATGTTGTCCGAGTCAGAGATTACGGAGTAGACGAAAGCAATATTCCTTTCTATGTGATGGAGTTTCTTTCGGGAGAAAGCATCAACGAGCTAATTTGCCATCAGCCAATGTCTTTAAACAGATTTCTCACCCTAACTCGTCACGTCTGTTTTGGTCTAGATTCGGCTCACAAAGGTATTTATGTGAATGGTGAACTAAGCCACATTATTCATCGAGATATTAAGCCTAGCAATATTATCGTACTGCAAGATCCCACTCTAGGAGAAGTAGCAAAAATCCTCGATTTTGGGATTGCTAAACTAATTCAAGCCAATGCTAATCAAACTCAATCATTTATGGGGACTTTGGCATATTGCTCTCCCGAACAAATGGAAGGCAAAGAATTAGATCATCGTTCTGATATTTATAGTCTAGGCATCATGATGTACGAAATGCTGACTATGGATATGCCGCTATTGCCTCAAAACTCTTCCTTTGGAGGCTGGTATCAGGCTCACCACAACTTTAAACCAGAACCATTTAGTAGCAACCTTGGCTTACCGACCGAATTACAAAATTTAGTATTTCGCTGTTTGGCAAAGAAGAGAGAGGATAGACCGCAAAACGTCGGCGAGATTATTAATGTTTTAGACACAATTGAGCAACAGACTAAATCTAGATCGACAAACCCCAGTCAGGGAAATATGGCTCAGGAACATCAGTTAGAAATTAAGGATCACAATACTGACCAGAAGACTAAAAACACAGCATTTGCTAAGGATCAAACCGTCAATGCCGAATTTTCGGTGACAGAGACTTGTTTGCAAACTCCCTGGCCAAAAAACAAGCCATTACAGAAAATTGTTTTTCCTCAACTAATTTCTACTCCTTTGGGAGAAGCTCCTGTTCTTTGCGTCATGCTAGATCCAGAAGGTATTCAAAAGCGAATATCTAGCACGCGCTACAATCAATTCCTCTACCTAAATCATCCCCATCCAATGTTGCTTTGGATCACTGTTTTATATAACCTAGAACATGGGGCTAAATGGCTTTCCTGTTATTTAGACCTTAAATCTCATAAAGGACAACAGATTAGCCGCGCCCTAGCAGAACAGGGTAAATATCGTATTTTATTCTATGCCCTAAATGAATCTCAGCAATGCCAGCATATTGTCAGTTCGATAATTAATGCTCGTAATTGTAAAATGTTGAAGCAATGGGCAGATCTTAGTCAGGTAACAAGAAGCGTCGGCGATGCCAAAACGGCAAAAGAAATTTTAAGACAAGAATTAGAAAAGTTAAAAGACAAGATTTTGACTAAAGTAAAGGCTTCTAAAGCAACTGATGTAAATTCAGTAGAAAAATAA
- a CDS encoding anhydro-N-acetylmuramic acid kinase, with the protein MKVIGLMSGTSVDGIDAALVEVSGREKDLEVRLLAGATFVYPEQLRAKILAVCGGQAVSIAELAALDDAVAIQFAEAAQKIQSQHSIAELIGSHGQTVYHRPPSKIKTNQNLGYSLQLGRGDLIARITGIKTISNFRAADIALGGEGAPLVPKIDACLLSHPTKTRAIQNIGGIGNVAYLPASQTQDWEKRVCGWDTGPGNALLDLAVTRLTNGSKTYDRDGQWAAQGTRDHQLVEQWLKHDFFHQFPPKSTGRELFGKDYLDRCWQDMEQKQLNNGDRLATLTELTVASIVHSYRQFLPQIPDEVLLCGGGSRNSYMRHRLQAELISAHIGTTDEVELNGNLKEAIAFAVLAYWRVNSIPGNLPQVTGADKPTLLGNIYCP; encoded by the coding sequence ATGAAAGTTATCGGCTTAATGAGTGGCACTTCTGTCGATGGTATTGATGCTGCTTTGGTAGAAGTTAGCGGTAGAGAGAAAGATTTAGAAGTAAGACTGTTGGCAGGAGCGACTTTTGTTTATCCCGAACAATTAAGAGCAAAAATATTAGCAGTATGTGGTGGTCAAGCAGTTTCGATCGCTGAACTAGCTGCTTTAGATGATGCAGTGGCAATTCAATTTGCCGAAGCAGCACAAAAAATTCAATCTCAGCATTCAATTGCTGAATTAATTGGCTCTCATGGTCAAACGGTATATCATCGACCACCATCAAAAATAAAAACAAATCAAAATTTAGGCTACAGTCTCCAGCTTGGACGGGGAGATTTAATTGCTCGGATTACGGGCATCAAAACTATCAGTAACTTTCGTGCAGCAGATATTGCCTTAGGGGGAGAAGGCGCGCCTTTAGTGCCTAAAATAGATGCTTGTTTGCTATCCCATCCCACCAAAACCAGAGCGATTCAAAATATAGGCGGTATTGGCAATGTGGCATATTTACCTGCTAGCCAAACACAAGACTGGGAGAAACGAGTTTGCGGTTGGGATACAGGACCAGGTAATGCTCTTTTAGATTTAGCTGTTACTCGCCTGACTAATGGTAGCAAAACCTACGATCGCGATGGTCAATGGGCGGCACAAGGAACTCGGGATCATCAATTAGTAGAACAATGGTTAAAGCATGATTTTTTTCATCAGTTTCCCCCAAAATCTACTGGCAGAGAATTGTTTGGTAAAGATTATCTCGATCGCTGCTGGCAAGATATGGAGCAAAAGCAGCTAAACAATGGCGATCGCCTTGCTACCTTAACAGAACTTACCGTCGCCTCAATTGTCCATAGCTATCGACAGTTTTTACCCCAAATACCCGACGAAGTTTTGCTTTGTGGCGGAGGCAGTAGAAATTCCTATATGAGACATCGCTTACAAGCTGAGTTAATATCGGCACATATTGGCACAACAGACGAGGTAGAACTTAACGGCAATTTGAAAGAAGCGATCGCTTTTGCAGTATTGGCATACTGGAGAGTTAATTCTATTCCTGGTAATTTACCTCAAGTAACAGGCGCAGACAAACCTACTTTATTAGGAAATATCTATTGCCCCTAA
- a CDS encoding Uma2 family endonuclease, which produces MLSSTGKLTVQEFFELPEGDRPYELIDGQAILKISPKFFHSQLQKTLLLVLDSWAKNRGRVEPEWAIKLKRNGTDWIPVPDLSYTSYNRLSTDWILDEACPVAPELVIEIISPGQTFGNLAEKATDYLQAGIDRVWIIDTKAQSITIFYPDTLPKTIKGTSAIADDLPELNLTPQQIFQQAGLI; this is translated from the coding sequence ATGCTTTCATCTACTGGCAAGTTAACTGTCCAAGAGTTCTTTGAACTTCCCGAAGGCGATCGCCCCTACGAACTTATAGATGGTCAAGCTATTCTTAAAATTTCTCCTAAATTTTTTCATTCTCAACTACAAAAAACTTTGCTCCTTGTTTTAGATAGCTGGGCTAAAAATAGAGGCAGAGTTGAGCCTGAATGGGCAATTAAACTAAAACGAAATGGAACTGATTGGATTCCTGTTCCCGATCTAAGTTACACATCTTATAATCGTCTGAGTACAGATTGGATACTAGATGAAGCTTGTCCTGTGGCACCAGAATTGGTAATTGAAATCATTTCTCCAGGGCAGACATTTGGTAATTTAGCAGAAAAAGCCACAGACTATTTGCAAGCAGGAATAGACAGAGTGTGGATAATTGACACAAAAGCTCAAAGTATTACTATCTTTTATCCTGACACTTTACCCAAAACAATCAAAGGAACTTCAGCGATCGCTGATGACTTGCCAGAATTAAACCTAACTCCTCAACAGATTTTTCAACAAGCAGGTTTAATTTAA